The proteins below come from a single Pararge aegeria chromosome 23, ilParAegt1.1, whole genome shotgun sequence genomic window:
- the LOC120634137 gene encoding uncharacterized protein LOC120634137 isoform X2 has protein sequence MALIIEGETLGQKHRNYNKLMNEEIKNNLTKPIAAINCEEPDMDNLLKIDMACKVRNVDYILEVLKCDNMLYVSRVIKKSIWLLSDQQYAYIINPAYLYNHLYPQMSTKAFKKLILHIRLNLVDEKRVEEFFNHYIQNDVDEAMGWLPRCSIPFIEEIIRKYADDIPNGYMFSDSQLKRLYEKSFSFLDILQKNYRCTYFKDHIFRPGMFLLKRNPEKFLDIFETLKEGDTPLFGRKYTKVAMENCPERIKNNLEKYIYVLDIPVFAQYLKEEEVKNFIITHIKNKKTRIWFTYKKIKYFLNRLPFEERFDFVKKIFIDKCCEDAPFDNETWDEIVKFCNLPLKGKLAPSKSIYSWYVYAPFSKAFEDLKLLIRNESSPTERVGILRSLMTCARGNQNNILTLLKYYHQNHLNEPFLFKLQFVNHFITKTDTHKFDEETWGYLNDIFSNLEVYTRYKDSMQSCVKCILLYNVINDVQIPDDIESKFDFEHFITNEYDYSINKFNMDERNKIFNCFYNYYISKIKIDITSEKQFDEAVNVILSVFKLVDKCKKELKDYPFVIQKIKDLVIIKSENSWNRDLSSVYNFKKSWRKIFFIESIILCPNYESCMNALKHGPELFEIHRKEINSCINDNFLYFDNFLRKIQIYGYRSLADSFKASFMENLNKISLHKSSIRGLCILLTRKELLDFVQRYVPTESKIIWSQPDNEILSIQKNIAAFMHLSRPQPPLEVALLYAKGDYLKYVLPSLNAIFHNINSTKISDHLEKLLNAPVSLQKHGIRVAFAKLNQNQLINMFTEIWKSNKSRSIRNVIFSETFKMLCKETDETVFFGIWEMLRMFSNDAFKGNKKIYFTLSRIENYPLSIKPTIWIKSYELLEKMPAQAKCKKSIDELKNEMGNIMEFLDVDFMAKLLLENFDKSFATQKYGHSDRLAIYLLSTKSESVQSVRYEKIFKPLIERVVAVWNKRYETIHYARNNLRDIFYSMSMKFDSLVLDQEMIFPIAMYTAALNHLQSALSLKENYFLLTHIKLSLGYIRVVSDLKTKCIGFKDDQLSKEAARSFGALCLDYLKDDVANHFSTIHIIFAKVLGLICDQYAPRNLVFKMGVLKAFLCDKNFIQGYLLVAELMPNSNHFNDRSEKVLHLEMLKELSTHHSEEVVAHYWRIRNYL, from the coding sequence ATGGCACTTATAATAGAGGGAGAAACATTAGGACAAAAACATCgcaattacaacaaattaatgaatgaagaaATCAAAAACAATCTAACTAAACCCATTGCCGCAATAAACTGCGAAGAACCAGATATGGATAACCTATTAAAAATAGATATGGCGTGCAAAGTTAGAAATGTTGATTATATTCTTGAAGTTCTAAAATGTGATAACATGTTATACGTATCTCGAGTTATTAAGAAATCCATATGGTTATTATCTGATCAGCAATACGCATATATCATTAATCCTGCTTACTTGTACAACCACCTTTATCCACAGATGAGTACAAAGGCTTTTAAAAAACTCATTCTGCACATAAGGCTAAATTTAGTAGATGAAAAACGTGTTGAAGAGTTTTTTAACCATTACATTCAAAATGATGTGGATGAAGCAATGGGTTGGCTGCCACGTTGCTCTATTCCTTTTATTGAGGAAATCATTCGgaaatatgctgatgatatacCAAATGGTTACATGTTTTCTGATTCTCAATTGAAACGATTATATGAAAAATCTTTTAGTTTTCTGGatatactacaaaaaaattataggtgCACATACTTCAAAGACCACATATTTAGACCCGGGATgtttcttttaaaaagaaacccCGAAAAGTTCCTAGATATATTCGAGACACTTAAAGAAGGTGACACACCATTATTCGGACGGAAATATACCAAAGTCGCAATGGAAAATTGTccagaaagaataaaaaataatcttgagAAATACATTTATGTGCTTGATATACCAGTTTTTGCACAGtatttaaaagaagaagaagttaagaattttataataacgCACATTAAGAATAAGAAAACTCGTATATGGTTcacctataaaaaaattaaatactttttgaacCGGTTGCCATTTGAGGAGAGATTTGATTtcgtaaaaaagatttttattgacAAATGCTGTGAAGATGCACCCTTTGATAATGAGACTTGGGATGAAATAGTAAAGTTTTGTAATCTGCCTCTCAAAGGAAAATTAGCACCATCTAAAAGTATATACAGCTGGTACGTCTATGCACCATTTAGTAAAGCTTTTGAAGATTTGAAATTGTTGATTCGTAATGAATCAAGTCCCACTGAAAGAGTTGGAATTTTGCGATCACTAATGACATGTGCTCGTGGTAATCAAAacaatatacttactttattaaaatattaccatcAAAATCACTTAAACGAACCTTTCTTGTTCAAGCTTCAGTTTGTAAATCATTTCATTACCAAAACTGATACTCATAAGTTTGACGAAGAAACTTGGGgatatttaaatgatattttcagCAACTTGGAAGTGTACACTAGATACAAAGATAGTATGCAATCGTGTGTGAAATGcatacttttatataatgtGATTAATGACGTCCAGATTCCAGATGATATAGAAAGTAAATTTGATTTCGAACATTTCATAACAAATGAATATGATTATtctataaataagtttaacatggacgaaagaaataaaatatttaattgcttttacaattattacatttcaaaaattaaaattgatattacaAGTGAAAAACAATTTGATGAGGCTGTAAACGTTATATTATCAGTTTTTAAACTTGTCgataaatgcaaaaaagaacTCAAAGATTATCCATTCGTTATCCAGAAAATCAAAGAccttgttattataaaaagcgAAAATTCCTGGAATCGCGATCTTTCAAGTGTGTACAACTTCAAAAAATCCtggagaaagattttttttatagaatccATTATTCTATGTCCCAACTACGAAAGTTGTATGAATGCTCTTAAACATGGTCCTGAGCTATTCGAAATTCACAGAAAAGAAATAAACTCATGCATAAATGATAACTTCCTTTACTTTGACAACTTTCTGaggaaaattcaaatttatggGTATCGATCTTTAGCAGACTCATTTAAAGCATCTTTTATGGAGAACCTCAATAAAATAAGCCTTCACAAGTCCTCCATAAGAGGTCTATGTATATTACTTACCCGAAAAGAGCTGTTGGATTTTGTTCAAAGATATGTTCCGACAGAATCCAAAATTATTTGGAGCCAACCTGATAACGAAATCCTCAGCATACAGAAAAACATCGCTGCATTTATGCATCTATCAAGACCTCAACCTCCACTTGAAGTGGCTTTGTTGTACGCTAAAGGAGATTATTTGAAATATGTACTACCTTCATTAAATGCAATATTTCATAACATAAATTCAACTAAAATTAGCGACCATCTAGAAAAGCTTCTTAACGCACCAGTATCTTTACAAAAACATGGCATTCGAGTTGCATTTGCTAAGCTTAACCAAAATCaacttataaatatgtttacagAAATTTGGAAATCTAATAAAAGCAGAAGTATTCGAAATGTTATATTTTCCGAGACTTTCAAAATGCTTTGTAAAGAAACTGATGAAACCGTTTTTTTTGGTATATGGGAGATGCTCCGCATGTTTAGCAATGATGCTTTCAAGggaaataaaaagatatattttactcTTAGCAGAATTGAAAATTACCCACTTTCTATAAAACCGACTATATGGATAAAAAGCTATGAATTGTTAGAAAAAATGCCAGCTCAAGCAAAGTGTAAGAAAAGTATTGATGAATTAAAAAACGAAATGGGCAATATCATGGAGTTCTTAGATGTAGATTTTATGGCAAAATTGTTAttagaaaattttgataaaagttTTGCTACACAGAAATATGGCCACTCTGATCGTTTAGCTATTTATTTGTTAAGTACAAAATCAGAATCAGTTCAAAGTGTGCGCTACGAAAAAATTTTTAAGCCACTAATAGAAAGGGTTGTTGCTGTATGGAATAAGAGATACGAAACAATTCACTACGCAAGAAATAACTTACgggatatattttattctatgtcTATGAAATTCGATTCTTTAGTTTTGGATCAGGAGATGATTTTTCCCATCGCCATGTATACTGCAGCACTGAATCACCTTCAGAGTGCTTTAtcgttaaaagaaaattattttctctTGACACATATAAAGTTATCGTTGGGATACATACGAGTTGTATCTGACCTCAAAACAAAATGTATCGGTTTTAAGGACGACCAGCTTTCTAAAGAAGCAGCACGTAGTTTTGGCGCGCTGTGTTTAGATTACTTAAAGGATGATGTCGCAAATCATTTTTCTACTATTCACATCATTTTTGCTAAAGTTTTGGGCCTCATTTGTGACCAGTATGCCCCGcgcaatttagtttttaaaatgggAGTCTTAAAAGCATTTCTTTGCgataaaaatttcattcaagGTTATTTATTAGTTGCTGAATTAATGCCAAATTCAAACCACTTCAATGATCGCAGCGAAAAAGTTCTGCATCTGGAAATGTTAAAGGAACTGAGCACCCATCATTCGGAAGAAGTTGTAGCCCATTATTGGCGTATACGAAACTATTTGTAA